DNA sequence from the Carassius gibelio isolate Cgi1373 ecotype wild population from Czech Republic chromosome A14, carGib1.2-hapl.c, whole genome shotgun sequence genome:
CCCGGGTTATTCACGTGATGCTTGCTGTGGAGCAGTCAGAGAAGGTGTGTTGGGTTTCTGTCGATTAGAGCTGGTCTAATTTAACACTAGATGATTTTCTGTTCCACTACAaccatttttaattcaaataattaaacaaaacttaatgataTAAATGTATACGTGAGTGTTAATAGAGGCTTGTTAGTCATTTTATAGcttgtttattaatttagtaaTCTAAATGCTGCCGTATCTCTTTCTAGAGCCCAGATCGACGCAAGAAGGAGGGCGATGGTGGGAAAGGTGAGGGCGGTCGGCGGCGCCGGACAGCATCTGAAGGAGATGAAGACATTACTCTGAAACGTTTCAAAGGAGCCGGAGAGGGCGCCTCTGACAGCCAGAATGGCAGTGGCTCTAACACGGACGCTGAGGCTATGGTAACATGTGTAGAGATGCCGGGAGAGGGTGGCGTAGGTGGGAGGGTGACGAGCACCTGTAGTCCAGACTCCTCTAACAACAGCAATTCCTCTCAGCAGGAGCACTCCCACATAAGGAGCACAGGTTTTGTCAAGGAGAATGGCAGTTTTGTCCCAAACCAAGAAAGGATATCCTCTTCAGTATCAGCGGTGCTTCCTGCGTCCACTCCAACACCACCTCCATTGAAGCCTGCACCGTCGCCCTTTTCTAACACTTTTCCTTCTTTGGGTCAAATGCCCAGCTTGGTGCCCGGAGCCCCTGCCCCGAAATCCTCTCCCACACTCCCGGCAGCCGAGAGGGAGGAGGAAGGTGTCCTTTCAGGGTATCCTAAAACAGCTGCCCTGGTGTCTCCGGGTCCTGTGACCATTTCATCACCTTCCCAAGACAACGCTTCAAGTGTGACTCTGTCTACTCCTGTAGAAGCAAACAAAAAGCCCAGTAAATGGGGATCTGCTCCAGAAGCAAGCCAGGTAGGACATTGATGCTTGTATTTTACTTCggatctgttcatttattcaaaaatacattaaataaaatggaatttatgaATGCAAATGGAAACACAGCTTCTGTGATACATTTGTTACATTACATTGATTCTTGTTTTTAATGTCTTTGGGtgcaaaaaagttaaaaaataaaataaaaagatatcaGAATATATCCTCAAAGTAGAtgaattcttaataataataataataataataatagaaacattATTACATAGTTTggcttaatgttttttaaataacattaaaaaaataattaaaaagccaAATCAAAGTCttggatgataataataatttaaatatgattttgtctGCCAAACCTTTACATGAAACATCAATATTAACCATTTCTGATAAAGACCATTTTTTGgttaatttttaatgattttttttattattatttcaatttagcatttttatttgtttttgtaattttgttttgtggtttttgacattttaaacttttttttgtctttttattatttcatatttattttatttattttcttttattaattattttcatttcagtattagtaattttagtagttcaacttttttttcttcagttagtTGCATAGGCATTTTTATTTGCCAAGGCATTTTGATATTTTATCGgattaaagatttattttagttACCAAAACAATttgttatagttttagttaataatgaCAACATTGGTTTTAATTGGTTTCCCTTTTCTCTTTGTAGACACACTGACTACTCTTTATCTGGCATTTATTTGGCTTATTTGTATTTCAGACCCCCAAGACCCCTGCTCTAGCTGCTTCAGGATTTGGTAAACAGTCAAGTGAGCCAGTGTTTGGAGAAGTTCCCACACAGGCCAATGGTTCTTCCCAGGAGGACAAGCCTTTTGGCTTTCCTTTTGGAGCTGCGAAGGAGTCTCAGAGGCAGGGCTCTGATCCCTCACAGAACCTGTTCTTCCAAATCATGTCTCAGAACCAGAGCATCACACAAGGCCAGTCAAAGGCCTTCACGTCCTTGTCCGAGTGCCTGAACAAGGAGCCGCCCAACCTGTTCAAGCCTGCCGCTCCCTCCGAGGGTTTCAAAAAGGTGGTTGCAGCTTCTACATCCACTGGACTGTTTGGTTCAGCAGCTGCTAGTGGCCTGGCACCAATGAAAGAGCTGCCAAAAGTGCCTGATATCAAGCCTGCAGGCAATGGGATCATAATGAACAAGCCTTTCGGAGCGGTGGGGGAGGCTTTTCCCCCAGCCACAGGTCAAGCTGCGAGCTCTGCAGAGCCTCTGAATCCCTCTTTGGGATTAGGAACCAGCGGACTTGGAAGTGCCAGAAATGTTAACAGCTCAAATCCAGGCAGCGGTTTTGGTCTGCTGGCTAGCAACAAGGTTTCGGAAACTCATGAGAACCTTTTCCTACTGGCCACGAAGGAAACAAATCCATTTCTTGCATATGGCGGAGCTGTTTCACACAGCCCTTTTAGTGCATTGTCAGCCCCGAAGTCTGCGCTGTCCGCGTCTGCTGTCTCTCCTTCAGGCAGCTCTGGTCCACTTAGTCAAGATCCTCCTGGTGGTGATGCCAAACCAAATCTCTTCACCATGGCAGAACCTCCTAAGGGAATCTTAGCCCCCCAGTTCCCTGCTCCTGCCCTCACGACCACTCCGTCATTCACTTCGGTTGCCCAGGATGGACAACAAATGTCCAAACCAAGCAAAGAGGGTTCAGATGGCAGCCCGGGAACCCGCCTCAGCACCGAAGGCCAAGATGTGGCTATGCCTTTTGACCAAACCAAGTTTGCTTTGGAGGAACGCAGTCAGTCCACCAAAAGAGATTCAGAGTCCAGTAGCAACAGTGACCTGTCTGATTTGAGCGAGGGGGAGGACAACTCCGGCCAGAGCCAGAAACCTGGGGTTTCCTCAGGCACTGAGGATAAGAGCAAGGCCCAGCCTGTGGCTAAGAGCCGGCCACGGAGCAAACCTTTCAAAGGTAACATCTTTGACTACCGCATGCTGTGTACTTCATGAGTTAGTTCAGCTGAATGAGTTAGTACtcactagggctgcatgattaattgaacgcgattaatcacgattgtTTTGCGCATTTattcagtaaagccagttctgtgattcGCAGTAAATCTTCATCAGCTGCTTTCAGGTGGAGCAGTATTTaccacacagagccgtagttctctgacaagctatgcaaaatcACGTTCATATTTCCAGACGATAAAATCGTATGATTATGAAATCGTTTGCTATAATGACAGCTGTTCTTCTCAGTGAACTacgtttttttttgtagtaaatgcAGCATGTGAAAATACTACGTTTTACTCCAAATTCACGTCATAACGTCAGttgagtgtttaaaataaatccttctgtgagatgatatGGCTTCTTAAACTGAATAATTAAGTCACACAATATTTCattgtattctaagcagtgataatgGCTACGTcgattagcatttcattatagatatactttattatgatgaaaactaaaataataataactctgataaaccatatattgcctcagtcgtgtgtttattagtcatgttGAATCAAAGAAAGCAGTTTAATCTGTTTATTTAGCTACAGCGATGGATTTCCTggatttcttcttcgggggttATTTGGCTTTTTAGCTGGAGAGCGCCCTCTAGCCTTTGGATGGAcatttactactgatcacagaactgtgcttcactgaaaAAACGCATGACAATCGCAGATTCTGCCTAATCACGATTTATTGCCTTcgcaatttaatttcaattaattgtgcagccctagtactCGCCGTCATGTCAATCTAAACCTGTACTGTGAAAGTTTGTGAGAGCACGATTATAAAGAGTAGATGAATTGATAGATGCTCTCGGTCATCTGATTTCGTGTTCATGTGTGATTTATCAAGTGGGACAGTCCGTGTTGAAGGACCAGAATAAGGTTCGGCGCTTGAAGCAGTCCGGAGAGTCCTTTCTACAAGACGGCTCCTGCATTAACGTGGCGCCCCACCTGCACAAATGCCGCGAGTGCCGTCTGGAGCGCTACAGGAAATCCCGCGAGGACTCGGATGATGATGACCCAAACGTGGCTTGCCGATTCTTCCACTTCCGCAGGTGGTTATGATTCAGACGAATACTGGTGAGACCAGCTGAACTCCTGGCTAGGGTGTGAGACTGACATCTTGGTTTATTGTAACAGGCTGGCTTTCACTAAGAAGGGAGTCCTTCGCGTGGAGGGCTTTCTGAGCCCGCAGCAGAGTGACAGCATGGCGATGGGCCTGTGGCTCCCCTCCCTCACAGCACAGGAAGGACTTGACCTGGACACGTCCAAATATATTTTAGCAAACGTGGGTGACCAGTTTTGCCAACTGGTCATGTCAGAGAAAGAGGCCATGATGATGATAGAGCCCCATCGTAAGTGACTGCTTGTTTATTAAAGCCGGTTCACAGAAAATCATATATAATCTGAATAAAGTATAAGAAAGTAtcacatacagtttttttttagacGCACCTGagcataagtcgcatcagtccaaaaatagtcatgacgagaaaaaaaaacattcagtggtaggctacaggagctctgagcagcatagagcgccctctggtggctgtagtctgtaatgttttctcttggttaatttctcttggttcatgtcaaataaattttgataaataagtcgcaactGACtgtaagtcagtttttttttaaacatttgttttgcaTTATAAATGTGCGCTAAAATACTAAAAGAAGAGCTAGTGACTTGCATAACATCTGATAATGCCCTGTGAATTTGCAGAAAAAGTGGCATGGAAGCGAGCTGTGAGGGGAGTGAGAGAGATGTGCGACGTGTGTGAGACGACGCTGTTCAACATCCACTGGGTGTGTCGCAAATGCGGCTTCGGCGTTTGTCTCGACTGCTACCGGCTACGCAAGAACAGGCCACCTGAAGGTAGATAAGGATCTGCCACATTCATGAAATATCATTAAAAGTATCAATATGATTGATAAAGGTAAACTGTCGCGTTTGTCCATTACAGCATGTCTCGGACTCACTTCTGCTCTTTCAGTAGACGAGAGTCCTGAAGAAGAGGTGTTCTCATGGCTGAAGTGTGCTAAAGGCCAGCCACACGAACCACAGAACCTCATGCCCACTCAAATTATACCTGGCACGGGTTAGTGCATTTATTCctgttaaaaacatgtgaaatcaCAGCAACTGGAGCTCAGTTTAATTGTCTCCTTGTGTGCCTTCAGCCTTATACAGCATAGGTGACATGGTACACGCAGCCAGAGGTAAATGGGGGATCAAAGCGAACTGCCCCTGCACTAGTCGACATAACAAACCCTTGGTGCGGCCCAGTGCTCCAAACGGCCTTTCACAGGCAAGATATCTCCAAAACATTACAACTGAAAGTAGAATTCCATCTATAATGCTGTTCGATCTGTTCTCATCGTTTGTCTCGTGTCTGGTGCAGTCGGGTGCAGCTAACAGTGTGGGGAATGGAGCCACAACCCGTCCGAACGGGGACCCGGCAGCGGGTGCTGTAGTCAAAACAGAGCCTGTTGAAGAGGCGGGCAGCGCTGACACAACGTCAGGCACCAGTGGGACAAACAGCAGCACTTCTAGCCCTGCTCCTGCCCCGACACCAGCTGCTAAAGATGGCAAGGGCAGTTCCTCGGCCCTTCACTGGCTGGCTGACCTGGCCACACAAAAGGAGCCCAAAGGTGAGACTCGGTGTAGAGCGGTTTACAGTTAGTGGATGGCGCATGTGGAAGTGCTTTATATAACAGCGGTTCTCAACTGCTTTGAATTTACATTTGACCAAAATGATCATatactgttatatatattattttgtgcatttaagaagagatgtttattatatttagaattttttttgttctttatttgacactttaataataataaataacattcatTCAGAAGAAATGCCTTGAAATGCCTTTACaagtaaaacaaatattacattaattGCAAAGTTCTTCagtgaaaccaaaaaaaaaccaaTGTCAAAACCAATTTTATAGTAGTAAACAAAAATTCTCTACATGGAATGcataaaaaagatatttaataattgaagaaaaacattcataaatcaggTAAAAAGGACAATGCATTCCAAAGATATTTAAAGAAACTAATATTAGttaaaagcttaaataaaatatatgctttaactctcctttttaatttaattttttttttactttttgcacTATTTTGCACTGTATTAGTTAACgctagttaatgcattagttaacatgaactaacaatgaacaacacattgacaatctttgttaatgttaacttgCAAATATACTAATGCATCTCTTCACAttaacaacttaattagttaacaACGGTTAATGcgttagttaacatgatctaacatCGAACTATGCCTGTAAATGGCTTCATTAACTGTTTTGTAATGCTAATTTATacaacatatatacacataagtTTATGTAGAAGCTAacacacaaaggatgaacaataCTGTCCTAATACTCACTGATTTTGGCTATTGGTAAACTTAATTTGAAAGTGGAAACCATCTGAACATCAACGAAGAGGCTATTCATGTTTGTAGACTGTTTATTATCGTGGCTTGCCACTAAGAAACTATTTATGTGCGGCATTTACAAATGTCGCATTTACGAATGGAGGTGTTTTTGTAGTGTGTTGTAGGTTTGGTGATAACTGAGATGGAATGTAAATGCTCAATTTACTGATAATTCCTATAGAACTGAACCTACTCTGAAGAAGGAGCTAATCTAGTTCCTCCAAACATTAGATCTTAGAACTAAAACTGTTCCGAGTTCCTGCGGCGCGAACACGACAGAAAGCGGGAACTACTGCCTGTAGTTCTTGGAGCTATGAAAAGGTTCCTCCTGTGTGAAAGCCTCTTATAAAACATTTGCTGGTAAATCTTAAAGTTGGTAAATCTTTGCAGACACAATGTGCTCAGGCTCTTCCTCTGGTTTTATCTCAGAGTCTCTGCGCTCCGTGATGGGTCGAGACTCTCGTACTCCATTTGGTCTGGACTCCTTCGGCACCCTTTCCAAACCCTCAGGGGCTAGTCCCAAGCTCTTCAACAGTCTGCTGCTGGGCGCTGGCCCTTCCCAACCTAAAGCAGAGGGCACTAGTCTCCGAGATCTACTGAACTCTGGCCCCGGAAAGCTCCCGCAAGGTCCCACCGAGGGAGGTGTTCCCTTCCCTTCAGTGTTCTCCACTGCCGGCGTACGTAACCTTATCTTTACATTTTGATGCTTGTTTTTAATTCATATGTCATTGGTTTGTGTACCAATGACAGATTTGTTATGAATGATAGAACTAATTTATGAAAAAAGTATCACTACaactacattattaaaaatagagATTACttgatattaatgtattttttttaaagcattagtAAAAATAACTATATCGAACTAAATtgtattcaatatattttttactttgaacAGTCATGCAAATGTTGTTGTtgagacaaaaataaatgttcgtaatattttttacaattttattttaatatatgtttttctttctctcctaAGCAGGCTGATAAAATGAAGGGAGGACTTCCTAACTTCTTGGATCATATCATTGCATCAGTGGTGGAGACGAAGAAGGCAGAGAGTCGCCGGTCATCAGGGGCAGCAGAAGGCGGCGAGTCGGGGGCCGTTCCTCGCAGAGAGGGCTTGATGGGTCTCAGTGTATTAGACCCTCACACTTCCCACTCCTGGCTGTGCGATGGCCGACTGCTCTGCCTGCAGGACCCCAGCAACAGCAACAACTGGAAGATCTTCAGAGAGTGCTGGAAACAAGGACAGGTGAGCGGAGAAGATCAAATGGATGCGCGTTTATTTGATGGATTACGTTCTGCTGAGGCTAATTGCTTTTTCTTGTTTAGCCTGTGCTGGTCTCAGGCATACACAAGAAGCTGAAGGAACACTTATGGAAACCAGAGTCCTTTAGCAAGGAGTTTGGAGACCAGGATGTGGACCTGGTCAACTGTAGGAACTGCGCCATCATCTCTGATGTCAAAGTCAGAGACTTCTGGGATGGTTTCCAGGTTATTTCCAGTGAGTACAGACACTTTATCATCAGTGCAAGCCTGGATCTTTTCATTGCTGATTTGATTATTACCATCCTTAATTGTCTGACCATGAAAGCATAATCCATGAAACATCTTCTCCTCTGTTCTCTAGAGCGGTTGCAGGGTGGAGATGGCCAACCTATGGTACTGAAACTTAAAGACTGGCCTCCTGGAGAAGATTTCAGAGATATGATGCCCACTCGGTAGGTTTGCTGGCATGTTACTTGGTGCCATAGCTGGTGGTCACGTGataggaattttttttattcctgaTGCCGATGGCTTGAAGAGCATGGTGGCCACTGGGCGGTAAAAAGCCAATATATATATCGATATACATCATATTacactttttcttttaaagatagtaaaaacatgtatgtaacAATTGctgatattacatttatatacatgtattttgcATAATATTGACTAAATTGTGATCTGAAAATGagtaaatatgaaaaatagaACTTGAAATGTGTCTTCTTTATAGAATtctattatagtatttttctCAAAGAAATGCTGCAACAAGATTACAGTCTGTAATATAGTAGGCTTCAACAAGTTAGcgctagtgttgtcacgataccaacaTTTTACATACATCACACGATGAATATGAAATGAATATGAAATAGCAAGCAAAGCAGAGCAAGGTTAGTGAAATTATTTATTAGATATTCAGACTTGtttaaatgaaatgcatattTGCTAGCGGCTTTTTATTACTAATGATAGGCAAGCATATGCTATAATACATTTCAGAtacttttaactaatttagtttgAAAGCAAATGTGTAAGAATTTATTAGAACTGTTAAACAGTGACCTTTAACTAATGGAGATGGACAATGGGAGATCTGTGCACTCagagctgtcaaaataaaagttatgtgCACTGACAAGTTAAAAGTTTCCACTTCTGACGTGTCgaccaaacagaaaaaaaattaaataattggccGATACTGATCATTTAAATATTGGTCTATATTTCAGCCTTGGcaatatatcggtcaaccactagttATGGGATCTTGGCTTGGAA
Encoded proteins:
- the LOC128027795 gene encoding lysine-specific demethylase 3B isoform X10 encodes the protein MGDSLGLIGKRLLLLLGDGGSAAEGAVEQADWIRGTVRAVSVIGLASPGTEVFVEFDDSPWRQRSWVQVYGDEVRAVLMESAIVWASCSDPSLSSAPQWPALMFKPLVDRVGLGSLVPVEFFGARTLAFLPNGSTLHTFETEKDFGHSLLQEQPALQAAISRWHSDSELQEILRKGSCTIRGQRVQVYQPEFGEPWALGLVSQHDLVSHIMEIIMDQGEETQVVDPRVIHVMLAVEQSEKSPDRRKKEGDGGKGEGGRRRRTASEGDEDITLKRFKGAGEGASDSQNGSGSNTDAEAMQEHSHIRSTGFVKENGSFVPNQERISSSVSAVLPASTPTPPPLKPAPSPFSNTFPSLGQMPSLVPGAPAPKSSPTLPAAEREEEGVLSGYPKTAALVSPGPVTISSPSQDNASSVTLSTPVEANKKPSKWGSAPEASQTPKTPALAASGFGKQSSEPVFGEVPTQANGSSQEDKPFGFPFGAAKESQRQGSDPSQNLFFQIMSQNQSITQGQSKAFTSLSECLNKEPPNLFKPAAPSEGFKKVVAASTSTGLFGSAAASGLAPMKELPKVPDIKPAGNGIIMNKPFGAVGEAFPPATGQAASSAEPLNPSLGLGTSGLGSARNVNSSNPGSGFGLLASNKVSETHENLFLLATKETNPFLAYGGAVSHSPFSALSAPKSALSASAVSPSGSSGPLSQDPPGGDAKPNLFTMAEPPKGILAPQFPAPALTTTPSFTSVAQDGQQMSKPSKEGSDGSPGTRLSTEGQDVAMPFDQTKFALEERSQSTKRDSESSSNSDLSDLSEGEDNSGQSQKPGVSSGTEDKSKAQPVAKSRPRSKPFKVGQSVLKDQNKVRRLKQSGESFLQDGSCINVAPHLHKCRECRLERYRKSREDSDDDDPNVACRFFHFRRLAFTKKGVLRVEGFLSPQQSDSMAMGLWLPSLTAQEGLDLDTSKYILANVGDQFCQLVMSEKEAMMMIEPHQKVAWKRAVRGVREMCDVCETTLFNIHWVCRKCGFGVCLDCYRLRKNRPPEDESPEEEVFSWLKCAKGQPHEPQNLMPTQIIPGTALYSIGDMVHAARGKWGIKANCPCTSRHNKPLVRPSAPNGLSQSGAANSVGNGATTRPNGDPAAGAVVKTEPVEEAGSADTTSGTSGTNSSTSSPAPAPTPAAKDGKGSSSALHWLADLATQKEPKESLRSVMGRDSRTPFGLDSFGTLSKPSGASPKLFNSLLLGAGPSQPKAEGTSLRDLLNSGPGKLPQGPTEGGVPFPSVFSTAGQADKMKGGLPNFLDHIIASVVETKKAESRRSSGAAEGGESGAVPRREGLMGLSVLDPHTSHSWLCDGRLLCLQDPSNSNNWKIFRECWKQGQPVLVSGIHKKLKEHLWKPESFSKEFGDQDVDLVNCRNCAIISDVKVRDFWDGFQVISKRLQGGDGQPMVLKLKDWPPGEDFRDMMPTRFDDLMVNLPLPEYTKRDGRLNLASRLPNFFVRPDLGPKMYNAYGLISTEDRKVGTTNLHLDVSDAVNVMVYVGIPEGDSDHEIKADFAGCKEVMQTIEEGDVDEVTKRRVYEAKEKPGALWHIYAAKDAEKIRELLRKVGEEQGQENPPDHDPIHDQSWYLDQTLRRRLYEEYGVQGWSIVQFLGDAVFIPAGAPHQVHNLYSCIKVAEDFVSPEHVKHCFRLTQEFRHLSTTHTNHEDKLQVKNIIYHAVKDAVGTLKAHEPKLGRS
- the LOC128027795 gene encoding lysine-specific demethylase 3B isoform X7 is translated as MGDSLGLIGKRLLLLLGDGGSAAEGAVEQADWIRGTVRAVSVIGLASPGTEVFVEFDDSPWRQRSWVQVYGDEVRAVLMESAIVWASCSDPSLSSAPQWPALMFKPLVDRVGLGSLVPVEFFGARTLAFLPNGSTLHTFETEKDFGHSLLQEQPALQAAISRWHSDSELQEILRKGSCTIRGQRVQVYQPEFGEPWALGLVSQHDLVSHIMEIIMDQGEETQVVDPRVIHVMLAVEQSEKSPDRRKKEGDGGKGEGGRRRRTASEGDEDITLKRFKGAGEGASDSQNGSGSNTDAEAMEHSHIRSTGFVKENGSFVPNQERISSSVSAVLPASTPTPPPLKPAPSPFSNTFPSLGQMPSLVPGAPAPKSSPTLPAAEREEEGVLSGYPKTAALVSPGPVTISSPSQDNASSVTLSTPVEANKKPSKWGSAPEASQTPKTPALAASGFGKQSSEPVFGEVPTQANGSSQEDKPFGFPFGAAKESQRQGSDPSQNLFFQIMSQNQSITQGQSKAFTSLSECLNKEPPNLFKPAAPSEGFKKVVAASTSTGLFGSAAASGLAPMKELPKVPDIKPAGNGIIMNKPFGAVGEAFPPATGQAASSAEPLNPSLGLGTSGLGSARNVNSSNPGSGFGLLASNKVSETHENLFLLATKETNPFLAYGGAVSHSPFSALSAPKSALSASAVSPSGSSGPLSQDPPGGDAKPNLFTMAEPPKGILAPQFPAPALTTTPSFTSVAQDGQQMSKPSKEGSDGSPGTRLSTEGQDVAMPFDQTKFALEERSQSTKRDSESSSNSDLSDLSEGEDNSGQSQKPGVSSGTEDKSKAQPVAKSRPRSKPFKVGQSVLKDQNKVRRLKQSGESFLQDGSCINVAPHLHKCRECRLERYRKSREDSDDDDPNVACRFFHFRRLAFTKKGVLRVEGFLSPQQSDSMAMGLWLPSLTAQEGLDLDTSKYILANVGDQFCQLVMSEKEAMMMIEPHQKVAWKRAVRGVREMCDVCETTLFNIHWVCRKCGFGVCLDCYRLRKNRPPEACLGLTSALSVDESPEEEVFSWLKCAKGQPHEPQNLMPTQIIPGTALYSIGDMVHAARGKWGIKANCPCTSRHNKPLVRPSAPNGLSQSGAANSVGNGATTRPNGDPAAGAVVKTEPVEEAGSADTTSGTSGTNSSTSSPAPAPTPAAKDGKGSSSALHWLADLATQKEPKESLRSVMGRDSRTPFGLDSFGTLSKPSGASPKLFNSLLLGAGPSQPKAEGTSLRDLLNSGPGKLPQGPTEGGVPFPSVFSTAGQADKMKGGLPNFLDHIIASVVETKKAESRRSSGAAEGGESGAVPRREGLMGLSVLDPHTSHSWLCDGRLLCLQDPSNSNNWKIFRECWKQGQPVLVSGIHKKLKEHLWKPESFSKEFGDQDVDLVNCRNCAIISDVKVRDFWDGFQVISKRLQGGDGQPMVLKLKDWPPGEDFRDMMPTRFDDLMVNLPLPEYTKRDGRLNLASRLPNFFVRPDLGPKMYNAYGLISTEDRKVGTTNLHLDVSDAVNVMVYVGIPEGDSDHEIKADFAGCKEVMQTIEEGDVDEVTKRRVYEAKEKPGALWHIYAAKDAEKIRELLRKVGEEQGQENPPDHDPIHDQSWYLDQTLRRRLYEEYGVQGWSIVQFLGDAVFIPAGAPHQVHNLYSCIKVAEDFVSPEHVKHCFRLTQEFRHLSTTHTNHEDKLQVKNIIYHAVKDAVGTLKAHEPKLGRS
- the LOC128027795 gene encoding lysine-specific demethylase 3B isoform X1; protein product: MGDSLGLIGKRLLLLLGDGGSAAEGAVEQADWIRGTVRAVSVIGLASPGTEVFVEFDDSPWRQRSWVQVYGDEVRAVLMESAIVWASCSDPSLSSAPQWPALMFKPLVDRVGLGSLVPVEFFGARTLAFLPNGSTLHTFETEKDFGHSLLQEQPALQAAISRWHSDSELQEILRKGSCTIRGQRVQVYQPEFGEPWALGLVSQHDLVSHIMEIIMDQGEETQVVDPRVIHVMLAVEQSEKSPDRRKKEGDGGKGEGGRRRRTASEGDEDITLKRFKGAGEGASDSQNGSGSNTDAEAMVTCVEMPGEGGVGGRVTSTCSPDSSNNSNSSQQEHSHIRSTGFVKENGSFVPNQERISSSVSAVLPASTPTPPPLKPAPSPFSNTFPSLGQMPSLVPGAPAPKSSPTLPAAEREEEGVLSGYPKTAALVSPGPVTISSPSQDNASSVTLSTPVEANKKPSKWGSAPEASQTPKTPALAASGFGKQSSEPVFGEVPTQANGSSQEDKPFGFPFGAAKESQRQGSDPSQNLFFQIMSQNQSITQGQSKAFTSLSECLNKEPPNLFKPAAPSEGFKKVVAASTSTGLFGSAAASGLAPMKELPKVPDIKPAGNGIIMNKPFGAVGEAFPPATGQAASSAEPLNPSLGLGTSGLGSARNVNSSNPGSGFGLLASNKVSETHENLFLLATKETNPFLAYGGAVSHSPFSALSAPKSALSASAVSPSGSSGPLSQDPPGGDAKPNLFTMAEPPKGILAPQFPAPALTTTPSFTSVAQDGQQMSKPSKEGSDGSPGTRLSTEGQDVAMPFDQTKFALEERSQSTKRDSESSSNSDLSDLSEGEDNSGQSQKPGVSSGTEDKSKAQPVAKSRPRSKPFKVGQSVLKDQNKVRRLKQSGESFLQDGSCINVAPHLHKCRECRLERYRKSREDSDDDDPNVACRFFHFRRLAFTKKGVLRVEGFLSPQQSDSMAMGLWLPSLTAQEGLDLDTSKYILANVGDQFCQLVMSEKEAMMMIEPHQKVAWKRAVRGVREMCDVCETTLFNIHWVCRKCGFGVCLDCYRLRKNRPPEACLGLTSALSVDESPEEEVFSWLKCAKGQPHEPQNLMPTQIIPGTALYSIGDMVHAARGKWGIKANCPCTSRHNKPLVRPSAPNGLSQSGAANSVGNGATTRPNGDPAAGAVVKTEPVEEAGSADTTSGTSGTNSSTSSPAPAPTPAAKDGKGSSSALHWLADLATQKEPKESLRSVMGRDSRTPFGLDSFGTLSKPSGASPKLFNSLLLGAGPSQPKAEGTSLRDLLNSGPGKLPQGPTEGGVPFPSVFSTAGADKMKGGLPNFLDHIIASVVETKKAESRRSSGAAEGGESGAVPRREGLMGLSVLDPHTSHSWLCDGRLLCLQDPSNSNNWKIFRECWKQGQPVLVSGIHKKLKEHLWKPESFSKEFGDQDVDLVNCRNCAIISDVKVRDFWDGFQVISKRLQGGDGQPMVLKLKDWPPGEDFRDMMPTRFDDLMVNLPLPEYTKRDGRLNLASRLPNFFVRPDLGPKMYNAYGLISTEDRKVGTTNLHLDVSDAVNVMVYVGIPEGDSDHEIKADFAGCKEVMQTIEEGDVDEVTKRRVYEAKEKPGALWHIYAAKDAEKIRELLRKVGEEQGQENPPDHDPIHDQSWYLDQTLRRRLYEEYGVQGWSIVQFLGDAVFIPAGAPHQVHNLYSCIKVAEDFVSPEHVKHCFRLTQEFRHLSTTHTNHEDKLQVKNIIYHAVKDAVGTLKAHEPKLGRS